One Flavobacteriales bacterium genomic window carries:
- the gldM gene encoding gliding motility protein GldM, whose amino-acid sequence MAGQQETPRQKMIGMMYLVLTALLALNISKDILDAFVIVNQSLAASSETTGKKMNALYTDFDLAMAIDSEKVGQYWDRSQKAREKAQELNTFIDSVKTTLISKTEKVERSVADTMSMGSLSKKDDYDIPTNILVGEKENGSGGLANVLKTKIAEYQSSMRELLSEGDKQFFNERIDLSDRKLADQTSTWETNNFYHTPLVASLVILSKLQMDVADVEYDVVSKLYRSFNKKDFFFDTIAATVLPQSNYVLLGEEYQSDIIVAAYSRTKSPTVKIGKLNEEGNALVSFEDTVYTENGKGIFRKRATVEGIFTYEGMVDLVNSEGETQSYPFRSEYIVARPSLVVSPTKMNVLYRGIENPVDISVPGVPSENIIATISGGHQLIKKSNGKYVAKMKAQPGSEASISVSARMADGSVRQMGKMEFRVKRLPRPFAYWGFVDPDKRMSSQSAKASQGLVVRYDDSFVFNLNCTARKFRVLVVDNRGEVVGRSTNYGARFNNETQELLNKVKRGFKVYFLGIKAVGDDGVEHDLGDIVEEII is encoded by the coding sequence ATGGCTGGACAACAAGAAACACCAAGACAGAAAATGATCGGGATGATGTATCTCGTTCTAACCGCGCTGCTGGCGCTCAACATTTCCAAAGACATTCTCGATGCGTTTGTCATTGTGAACCAGAGCCTTGCGGCAAGCTCCGAAACAACGGGCAAAAAGATGAATGCGCTCTACACCGATTTCGATCTGGCTATGGCCATCGACTCAGAAAAAGTGGGTCAATATTGGGACCGTTCGCAAAAGGCGCGCGAAAAGGCGCAGGAGCTCAACACGTTCATCGATAGCGTTAAAACCACACTCATTTCCAAAACGGAGAAGGTTGAGCGAAGCGTTGCCGATACCATGAGCATGGGCAGCCTTTCCAAAAAGGACGATTACGACATCCCAACCAATATTCTTGTAGGAGAGAAGGAAAATGGCTCCGGTGGTTTGGCAAATGTGCTCAAAACCAAAATTGCCGAGTACCAAAGTTCCATGCGCGAACTGTTGAGCGAAGGCGACAAGCAGTTTTTCAATGAGCGCATCGACCTCTCAGACCGCAAGTTGGCTGATCAGACCTCAACCTGGGAAACCAACAACTTTTATCACACACCGCTGGTGGCTTCGTTGGTCATTCTCTCCAAACTGCAAATGGATGTGGCAGATGTAGAATATGATGTGGTGAGCAAACTCTACCGCTCATTCAACAAGAAGGATTTCTTCTTCGACACCATTGCAGCAACCGTTTTGCCGCAAAGCAATTATGTGCTGCTGGGAGAAGAATATCAGTCGGACATCATTGTGGCGGCTTACAGCAGGACCAAATCACCGACCGTGAAAATCGGCAAACTCAATGAGGAAGGAAATGCGCTGGTATCGTTCGAGGACACGGTCTATACAGAAAACGGGAAGGGCATTTTCAGAAAACGCGCCACTGTCGAAGGGATTTTCACCTATGAAGGAATGGTTGATCTTGTGAACAGCGAAGGAGAAACGCAGAGTTATCCTTTCCGCTCGGAATACATCGTAGCAAGGCCATCGCTTGTGGTTTCCCCTACCAAGATGAACGTGCTGTATCGGGGAATCGAGAACCCTGTAGATATTTCCGTGCCAGGTGTTCCATCCGAGAACATCATAGCCACCATTTCAGGCGGTCATCAACTGATTAAAAAATCAAACGGTAAGTACGTAGCGAAAATGAAGGCCCAGCCAGGCTCTGAAGCAAGCATCTCCGTGTCCGCAAGAATGGCTGACGGAAGCGTTCGCCAAATGGGAAAAATGGAATTTAGGGTGAAACGGCTTCCACGTCCGTTTGCTTATTGGGGGTTTGTGGACCCGGATAAAAGGATGTCGAGTCAGAGCGCGAAGGCCTCGCAAGGTCTTGTGGTACGATACGATGATAGCTTTGTTTTTAATCTCAACTGTACCGCAAGAAAGTTCAGGGTTCTTGTGGTTGACAATCGAGGAGAAGTAGTTGGTCGTTCAACAAACTATGGTGCAAGATTTAACAATGAGACACAGGAACTCTTAAATAAAGTAAAAAGAGGCTTCAAGGTGTACTTCCTCGGAATAAAAGCCGTTGGAGATGATGGAGTTGAGCACGATTTGGGTGACATCGTTGAAGAAATTATTTAA
- the selD gene encoding selenide, water dikinase SelD, producing the protein MNEDIKLTQFSHGSGCGCKISPQVLEQILQSDRTPTEFPNLLVGNTTKDDAAVYKINDEEAIISTADFFMPIVDDAFDFGAIASANALSDVYAMGGEPLMAIALLGWPVDKLPTSVAQKVMEGARSICEKAGIPLAGGHSIDSPEPIFGLSVTGRVSFEKLKRNDAAKAGDLLYLTKPLGVGILSAAQKRGKADVADHQRAVEQMKTLNRFGAVASKLAGVTAMTDITGFGLLGHLIEVCEGSGVSASINYADVPLIENLKTYLDQFIYPDMTMKNFSTYSSKVSQLSGEQLFTLCDPQTSGGLLICVQPESETELLELAKSQDQTIWKIGAMTEAAAPLVSVK; encoded by the coding sequence ATGAATGAAGACATTAAACTGACCCAATTTTCGCACGGCTCTGGTTGCGGCTGCAAAATCTCTCCGCAAGTGTTGGAGCAGATCCTGCAATCAGATCGCACACCTACAGAATTCCCGAATCTGTTGGTCGGAAACACCACCAAAGATGATGCAGCTGTTTATAAGATAAACGATGAAGAGGCCATTATCAGCACAGCCGATTTCTTCATGCCAATTGTGGATGATGCTTTCGATTTCGGAGCGATCGCTTCGGCCAATGCGCTATCGGATGTTTACGCCATGGGCGGAGAGCCTTTAATGGCCATTGCACTGCTCGGTTGGCCAGTGGATAAACTTCCCACTTCGGTTGCGCAAAAAGTGATGGAAGGCGCGCGTTCCATCTGCGAAAAAGCGGGCATTCCATTGGCTGGCGGACACAGCATAGATTCGCCCGAACCCATCTTTGGTCTTTCGGTAACCGGAAGAGTTTCGTTTGAAAAATTGAAGCGAAATGATGCCGCAAAGGCTGGCGATCTGCTCTATTTGACAAAGCCTTTGGGCGTTGGAATTCTGAGTGCGGCACAGAAACGCGGAAAGGCTGACGTGGCCGACCATCAACGTGCCGTGGAGCAAATGAAAACGCTGAATCGGTTTGGTGCCGTTGCCTCCAAATTAGCTGGCGTAACCGCCATGACGGACATCACGGGTTTTGGGCTTCTTGGGCATTTGATCGAAGTTTGCGAAGGAAGTGGTGTTTCGGCAAGTATCAACTACGCAGATGTTCCGCTCATTGAGAACCTGAAAACGTACCTCGACCAGTTCATCTACCCCGACATGACGATGAAGAATTTCAGCACGTACTCTTCGAAGGTCAGTCAATTGAGTGGCGAACAACTCTTCACGCTCTGCGACCCGCAGACAAGTGGCGGATTGCTGATCTGCGTTCAGCCAGAATCCGAAACCGAACTCCTCGAACTGGCAAAATCACAGGATCAAACCATTTGGAAAATCGGAGCGATGACCGAAGCCGCCGCTCCGTTGGTGAGTGTGAAATAG
- the mnmH gene encoding tRNA 2-selenouridine(34) synthase MnmH, with amino-acid sequence MEYLPASQFLDQTINLNVVDVRSPSEFAAGHIPGAINIPLFADDERAIVGTIYKQKGQQPAIDKGMEFVEPKMAALADAAKAAAINGQLGVYCWRGGMRSNRTAWWFEENGVQCSVLTGGYKAFRNEALSAFAHLENLIVIDGPTGSGKTDLLHELKAAGEQILDLEGLANHKGSAFGNIGLPEQPSSQQFQNDLFAHLRALDLNKRIWIEREGMTIGKAYLPQSLWQKMNVSTVVHIDVPLEKRIQRLVNDYGNAPKEALEKSIRKLQQKLGGQHMNAALEFLENGNLHAVAELLLTYYDKRYRFSQEKYLTHEPTILELEGKNLKEDAQKLIAWANST; translated from the coding sequence ATGGAATACCTGCCCGCATCCCAATTTCTTGACCAGACCATCAATCTGAATGTGGTCGATGTCCGTTCACCCAGCGAATTTGCTGCGGGACACATTCCCGGTGCCATCAACATTCCGCTGTTTGCGGATGATGAACGCGCCATTGTAGGAACCATCTACAAACAGAAGGGACAACAGCCAGCCATTGACAAGGGAATGGAGTTCGTGGAACCGAAAATGGCGGCTTTGGCCGATGCTGCAAAAGCCGCTGCCATCAACGGCCAATTGGGCGTGTATTGCTGGCGAGGTGGCATGCGGAGCAACCGAACCGCTTGGTGGTTTGAGGAGAACGGAGTGCAATGCTCCGTACTTACCGGTGGTTACAAGGCTTTCCGAAATGAGGCGCTTTCGGCTTTCGCGCATCTCGAAAATCTGATTGTAATTGATGGCCCGACAGGAAGTGGAAAAACCGATCTGCTTCATGAACTGAAAGCTGCTGGAGAACAGATCCTTGACCTCGAAGGTCTGGCCAACCACAAAGGTTCTGCCTTCGGGAACATCGGTCTGCCAGAACAACCGAGTTCGCAGCAGTTTCAGAATGACCTGTTTGCGCATTTGCGTGCGTTGGATTTGAACAAACGCATTTGGATCGAGCGCGAAGGCATGACCATCGGCAAGGCGTATCTGCCGCAATCGCTTTGGCAGAAAATGAATGTTTCGACCGTAGTTCATATTGACGTTCCGTTGGAAAAGCGCATCCAACGGCTGGTGAATGACTACGGAAATGCTCCGAAAGAAGCGTTAGAGAAAAGCATCCGAAAATTGCAGCAGAAACTGGGTGGGCAGCACATGAATGCTGCGCTGGAGTTTTTGGAAAATGGAAACCTCCACGCGGTGGCCGAACTGCTTCTGACGTACTACGATAAACGTTATCGTTTCAGTCAGGAAAAGTACCTGACACACGAACCAACTATACTGGAATTGGAGGGCAAAAACCTGAAGGAAGACGCCCAAAAACTGATTGCTTGGGCCAATTCTACATGA